Proteins from one Pontibacter korlensis genomic window:
- a CDS encoding STAS domain-containing protein: protein MNTIAQLLQHNKKEILEIWIQNQLADASLRDDLISNDEIRRQSDELLNGLDRATASGNIDNIYAPEYEQVTEILTDISITRARQGFSPRETGMYVLSLKKAISQVLEEKYSGQPEELYKALIAATNLLDNLSMVTFDTFIKGREEVILRQTDEINEISTPVIRVWEGILALPIIGTLDSARTQIVMENLLQEIVNTGSSIAILDISGVPAVDSLVAQHLIKTVSATRLMGAECIISGIRAEIAQTIVHLGIDLSNIKTKASLASALQLAFSMRSVEVRKINKSTTGFNLSR from the coding sequence ATGAACACAATAGCGCAATTATTACAACATAATAAGAAAGAAATATTAGAGATATGGATACAAAACCAACTTGCAGATGCGTCGCTTCGCGATGACCTTATCTCAAACGATGAAATCCGCCGACAGTCTGATGAGTTGCTAAATGGCCTTGACCGTGCGACAGCGAGCGGTAATATTGATAATATTTACGCTCCAGAATATGAGCAGGTAACCGAGATTTTAACTGATATCTCCATTACCCGTGCTCGACAAGGTTTTAGCCCACGCGAGACAGGTATGTATGTACTAAGCCTGAAAAAGGCCATTAGCCAGGTGCTGGAGGAGAAGTATAGTGGACAGCCAGAAGAACTATACAAAGCGCTGATCGCTGCCACAAACCTCCTCGACAACCTAAGCATGGTCACTTTCGACACGTTTATCAAGGGTCGTGAGGAGGTGATCCTTCGCCAGACAGACGAGATAAACGAAATCTCTACTCCGGTTATTCGTGTATGGGAAGGTATCCTGGCCCTACCAATCATCGGTACGCTCGACAGCGCCCGCACACAAATTGTAATGGAGAACCTGCTGCAGGAGATCGTGAACACCGGCAGTAGCATTGCCATATTAGACATTTCCGGTGTACCGGCAGTAGATTCGCTCGTGGCCCAGCACCTGATCAAAACTGTAAGTGCTACCCGGCTGATGGGTGCTGAGTGTATCATCAGCGGTATACGCGCTGAAATTGCCCAAACCATTGTGCATTTGGGTATTGATCTTAGCAATATCAAAACGAAAGCCAGCCTTGCCAGCGCACTGCAGCTAGCTTTTAGCATGCGCAGCGTAGAGGTGAGAAAAATCAACAAGAGCACAACAGGCTTTAACCTGAGCCGATAG
- a CDS encoding response regulator produces MKPYGYPLDLVLLVDDDDTTNYLNERLLKEMQLAREIKTLKNGKEALNYLAKSEGLGASAEYKRPDLVFLDIKMPVMDGFSFLEEYHKLSTDEVNPVIILMLTSSASFYDLERLKSFRKVKKHFSKALTKHDVHEIMTEFFSKVK; encoded by the coding sequence ATGAAGCCTTACGGATACCCTCTTGATCTGGTGTTACTAGTAGACGACGACGATACTACTAACTACCTGAACGAGCGGTTATTGAAGGAGATGCAGTTAGCAAGAGAGATAAAAACTCTTAAAAATGGTAAAGAGGCGCTTAATTATCTGGCCAAATCAGAAGGGCTAGGGGCTAGTGCAGAGTATAAGCGACCGGACCTGGTGTTTCTGGATATCAAGATGCCTGTTATGGACGGGTTCTCGTTTTTGGAGGAGTACCATAAGCTATCTACAGATGAGGTAAATCCTGTGATTATACTTATGCTTACTTCCTCTGCTAGCTTTTATGACCTGGAGAGGCTGAAATCCTTCCGAAAAGTGAAAAAACACTTCTCTAAGGCACTGACAAAGCATGATGTACACGAAATTATGACGGAGTTCTTTAGCAAAGTAAAATAA
- a CDS encoding ATP-binding protein — MDVNQHQRFLIPDKSYANIAKRDITSIAERMGMSANEVGKLNIVVSEMVSNLSKHAAQGGELLVRSLGLPTEGIEVICLDNGPGMSDPVKMQEDGVSTFGTAGEGLGAIKRQSDVFDLYSQQGVGTVILSRILKHSKAATAPQAEKSHEVGYVLVPKPKETLCGDGLAIIEKGKELYLLALDGLGHGLNAHEAAQLAVQVYTSSPSLLPADALRHIHHSIKRTRGAVGFVANISANNWRMSYCGIGNIAGKLYAPDSSYGNNPYKNMISYNGILGHNIPTTLNNQELEWGRHRTIVLHSDGLKSRWDLSKYQSLNRCLPTTVAALLYKDNSRQTDDTLVVVCRSRP; from the coding sequence ATGGACGTTAATCAGCACCAACGTTTTCTGATACCGGATAAATCGTATGCCAATATTGCCAAGCGTGATATTACAAGCATTGCAGAACGTATGGGCATGTCTGCAAACGAGGTGGGGAAGCTAAACATTGTTGTGTCGGAGATGGTGTCTAACCTATCTAAACACGCGGCACAGGGTGGTGAGTTGCTGGTCCGTTCGCTAGGGTTACCTACAGAAGGTATTGAAGTAATTTGCCTCGATAACGGCCCCGGTATGTCTGACCCTGTAAAGATGCAGGAAGACGGCGTCTCCACATTTGGAACAGCTGGGGAAGGCCTGGGTGCCATCAAAAGGCAATCGGATGTTTTTGACCTGTACTCGCAGCAGGGGGTTGGCACGGTTATACTTTCCAGAATTCTTAAACACAGCAAGGCAGCTACTGCACCACAGGCTGAAAAATCTCACGAAGTTGGTTACGTGCTGGTACCTAAACCCAAGGAGACCCTCTGTGGAGATGGATTGGCCATAATAGAAAAGGGTAAGGAATTGTACCTGCTGGCACTGGACGGATTAGGACACGGCCTAAACGCACATGAGGCTGCACAACTGGCCGTGCAAGTATATACTTCCTCTCCTTCCCTACTACCTGCTGATGCATTGCGCCACATCCACCATAGTATAAAGCGAACACGGGGCGCTGTAGGCTTTGTGGCCAACATAAGTGCCAATAACTGGCGCATGAGCTACTGTGGCATTGGCAATATAGCCGGCAAGTTATACGCTCCTGATTCATCGTACGGTAACAATCCGTATAAGAACATGATTTCTTACAACGGCATACTAGGACACAACATACCTACCACTCTAAACAACCAGGAACTGGAATGGGGAAGACACCGCACAATCGTGCTCCACTCCGATGGCCTGAAGTCAAGATGGGACCTGAGCAAGTACCAGTCACTGAACCGCTGTTTGCCAACCACTGTGGCTGCCCTGCTTTACAAGGACAACAGCCGCCAAACCGATGACACCCTGGTGGTAGTTTGCCGAAGTAGACCATAA
- a CDS encoding anti-sigma regulatory factor, whose protein sequence is MTKDTMQIVREQDVVPFRNRVRELSTKIGMSLVNQTKLITAASELVRNMLKYANGGKVMLETISKNAQSGIRLVFIDKGPGIADVQQAMRDGFSTGKSLGLGLPGAKRLVNEFDIKSTPGEGTTVTIIHWKHGR, encoded by the coding sequence ATGACTAAAGACACGATGCAAATCGTGCGGGAGCAGGATGTAGTGCCTTTCCGGAACCGAGTGCGGGAGCTTAGTACCAAAATTGGCATGAGCCTGGTAAACCAGACCAAGCTGATAACTGCTGCCAGCGAACTGGTGCGGAATATGCTCAAGTATGCCAATGGCGGAAAAGTAATGCTGGAAACCATCAGTAAAAATGCGCAGTCTGGCATAAGGCTGGTTTTTATTGATAAGGGCCCAGGTATTGCAGACGTGCAACAGGCTATGCGCGACGGCTTCTCTACAGGAAAAAGCCTTGGACTCGGATTACCGGGGGCAAAACGCCTGGTGAACGAGTTCGACATTAAAAGCACACCGGGAGAAGGCACTACTGTAACCATAATACACTGGAAGCATGGACGTTAA
- a CDS encoding STAS domain-containing protein, giving the protein MDRIPILKMGPFLLVTIQVDLYDRLALTLENDLIGMVSKTGARGVLIDISAVSIVDSFMGRILGNIASMSRIMDAETVVVGMQPAVAITLVELGLTLQGVYTALDVEKGMELLQDKIGILEDSEKDEEEDPDDRND; this is encoded by the coding sequence ATGGATAGAATTCCGATTCTGAAGATGGGGCCGTTCCTACTTGTAACCATACAGGTAGATTTGTACGACCGGCTAGCCCTGACCCTGGAAAACGACCTTATTGGCATGGTAAGCAAAACAGGGGCAAGAGGCGTTCTCATTGATATATCAGCAGTAAGTATAGTAGATTCCTTTATGGGACGCATTCTGGGCAACATTGCCTCTATGTCTCGGATAATGGATGCTGAAACAGTTGTGGTGGGCATGCAACCTGCCGTAGCTATCACATTGGTAGAGCTTGGCCTTACCCTTCAGGGCGTGTACACTGCCCTTGATGTGGAGAAAGGCATGGAGCTCTTGCAAGATAAGATAGGCATCTTGGAAGATTCCGAAAAAGACGAAGAGGAGGACCCGGATGATCGTAATGACTAA
- a CDS encoding alpha/beta hydrolase, which translates to MKHTLLLILFLCLITGGLAAQTKPINEANFILIGGIEQWVTISGDDRDKPVILFLHGGPGSTMSQYDDAIYGYWKKDFVLVYWDQRGAGRTFGRNAPETITEDYWIENPLTIERMTADGIELSEYLIKHLGKRKINLVGTSWGSVLGANMALKRPELFAVYIGHSQIVNGEEGFRHAFNKVSKLAQTANDQESLDKLAALGPPPYGDARKSGQLMRIIKKYERENSTPAPATWWKVASEYDNEKDANDRYNGDDYSFLYFAGHKAMGINSMEAGVNFMKDGLRYKIPVYFIQGEEDILTAPELTKAYFDKVKAPKKEFVLVPGAAHGHTPAVIDAQYKAVKKTLNLR; encoded by the coding sequence ATGAAGCATACATTGCTACTGATTTTATTTCTTTGTTTAATAACAGGCGGGTTAGCTGCTCAAACAAAGCCCATAAACGAGGCAAATTTTATTTTAATAGGCGGTATAGAGCAGTGGGTAACGATCAGCGGGGATGACAGGGACAAACCTGTCATCCTGTTTCTGCATGGAGGGCCGGGCAGCACCATGAGCCAATACGATGACGCCATCTATGGATACTGGAAAAAGGACTTCGTGCTGGTCTACTGGGACCAGCGGGGAGCAGGAAGAACCTTTGGCCGTAATGCACCTGAGACTATAACTGAGGATTACTGGATTGAAAACCCACTGACCATCGAGCGCATGACAGCTGATGGGATTGAGCTTTCTGAGTATCTGATCAAACACCTCGGTAAGCGAAAAATAAATCTTGTAGGAACCTCCTGGGGATCGGTGCTGGGAGCCAATATGGCCCTGAAGCGCCCAGAACTTTTCGCAGTCTATATAGGCCATTCACAAATAGTCAATGGGGAAGAAGGGTTCCGGCATGCCTTCAATAAAGTCTCCAAGCTGGCTCAGACCGCCAACGACCAGGAGTCGTTAGACAAGCTGGCGGCCTTAGGCCCTCCTCCTTATGGTGACGCCAGAAAATCGGGCCAGCTCATGCGCATTATCAAAAAGTATGAGCGGGAGAACTCAACACCTGCCCCTGCCACCTGGTGGAAGGTGGCGAGCGAATACGACAATGAGAAAGATGCCAATGACAGGTATAACGGAGACGATTATTCCTTTCTATACTTTGCCGGCCATAAAGCGATGGGAATTAATTCTATGGAGGCAGGTGTGAACTTTATGAAGGATGGGCTGCGCTATAAGATCCCGGTGTACTTTATTCAGGGTGAGGAAGATATCCTTACCGCTCCAGAGCTTACCAAGGCATATTTTGATAAAGTGAAAGCTCCTAAGAAAGAATTCGTGCTTGTGCCGGGTGCTGCGCACGGGCATACCCCGGCAGTGATTGACGCTCAGTATAAGGCTGTAAAAAAGACCTTAAACCTCCGTTAG
- a CDS encoding DUF4136 domain-containing protein, with amino-acid sequence MKTSLKLTVLSGIWCLFLAACSPVRVLESEADEGFRLSNYKTFNFFEVETSGEALQPYASQLDYLKQEIVQQLEQRGLQQSSSEPDLNINLGVVVAEKVQTRQTNILTDPPFYIGQRRYTWKSRDVEVGRYQQGTLSLHLVDNARNELVWQGAAEGAVPDDNAAKLQERIREGVQKLIQEIPQ; translated from the coding sequence ATGAAAACCAGCCTCAAGCTTACTGTACTATCGGGAATTTGGTGCCTGTTTCTGGCAGCCTGCTCACCTGTTAGGGTGCTGGAATCGGAAGCAGATGAAGGCTTTCGACTTAGTAATTATAAGACTTTTAATTTCTTTGAGGTAGAGACTAGTGGCGAGGCGCTACAGCCGTATGCTTCTCAACTTGACTATCTTAAGCAGGAGATAGTTCAGCAACTGGAGCAGCGTGGGCTTCAGCAAAGTTCATCGGAGCCAGATTTAAATATCAATTTAGGTGTAGTAGTAGCGGAGAAGGTACAAACGCGGCAAACGAATATCCTGACCGATCCACCTTTTTATATTGGGCAGCGCCGCTATACCTGGAAGAGCAGAGACGTTGAGGTGGGGCGGTACCAGCAGGGTACTTTGTCGTTACACTTGGTTGATAATGCCAGAAACGAGCTGGTTTGGCAAGGTGCGGCAGAAGGAGCAGTGCCAGATGATAACGCTGCTAAATTACAGGAGCGCATCAGAGAAGGAGTACAAAAGCTGATACAGGAAATACCCCAATAA
- a CDS encoding sensor histidine kinase, translating into MQRSILKIDVNNELDVVLAYKRAMQLSERLGMQQANQTKFATAVSEICRNVIEYVGNGTIQYSLTEVSGYKYLEALVTDRGRGIGNLELILARTDYNNNGSRGTGIINSKKLVDLFEIESDSERGTRVRLGKRLSQTGPTVTYHALEKWVEEFNHESDISPYAEIKRQNMQLLEVLEQLRMRNLEAEQQLQEIRRLNTQLQQSNHDVSQLLEEREKKNHMLQEINQSLDAFAHTVSHDLRAPLQNINGITTALEACLEAGQFEEANFVLPMLRQQTQKMDRLITGILAYSLAGHHNLPKKALDLQVLLHQVISSLNVPASFVIEVQDDLPVLYTQEVYLYQVFSNLIGNAIKYHDRPEQAHLQVSYTLGSDWLYFTVIDNGPGVAPELQQQIFDMYETGQSFPQADSSGLGLSIVRKIIEEKGGKVWVESEGRGSRFSFTWPKAELIQEGL; encoded by the coding sequence ATGCAGCGAAGCATTCTTAAAATAGACGTTAATAACGAACTAGACGTAGTGTTAGCCTACAAGCGAGCCATGCAGCTCTCAGAGCGGTTGGGCATGCAGCAGGCAAACCAAACAAAATTTGCAACGGCTGTCTCGGAGATATGTCGCAACGTAATAGAGTATGTGGGCAACGGCACTATACAGTATAGCCTGACGGAGGTATCTGGCTACAAATACCTGGAGGCGCTTGTAACTGATCGTGGACGCGGCATTGGCAACCTGGAACTCATACTTGCCCGCACCGACTATAACAACAATGGCTCCCGTGGTACCGGCATCATCAATTCCAAAAAGCTGGTGGACCTGTTTGAGATCGAAAGTGATTCTGAACGTGGTACCCGGGTAAGGCTGGGCAAGAGACTTTCCCAAACAGGGCCTACCGTTACCTACCATGCACTTGAAAAATGGGTTGAGGAATTTAATCATGAGTCGGATATATCGCCCTATGCCGAAATAAAACGCCAAAACATGCAGCTTCTGGAGGTACTGGAGCAACTTCGAATGCGAAACCTGGAGGCAGAACAACAGTTGCAGGAGATCCGTCGTCTGAACACGCAGCTGCAGCAGTCGAACCACGATGTTAGCCAACTACTGGAGGAGCGCGAGAAGAAGAACCATATGCTACAGGAGATAAACCAAAGCCTAGACGCCTTTGCCCATACTGTATCGCATGATTTGCGTGCGCCGCTGCAAAATATAAATGGTATTACCACTGCTCTGGAAGCCTGCCTGGAAGCCGGACAGTTTGAGGAGGCAAACTTTGTGTTGCCAATGCTGCGACAGCAAACTCAGAAGATGGACCGCCTGATTACCGGCATACTTGCCTACTCACTGGCCGGGCATCACAACCTGCCCAAAAAAGCCCTCGACCTGCAAGTGTTGCTGCACCAGGTTATCTCCTCGCTAAATGTGCCAGCCTCTTTCGTGATAGAAGTACAAGATGATTTACCCGTTTTGTATACTCAGGAAGTATACTTGTACCAGGTGTTCAGCAACCTTATAGGTAACGCTATAAAGTATCACGATCGGCCAGAGCAGGCACATCTGCAGGTAAGCTATACGTTGGGTAGCGATTGGCTGTACTTCACTGTAATAGACAACGGCCCTGGCGTAGCCCCCGAGCTTCAGCAGCAAATCTTCGATATGTATGAAACAGGGCAGTCTTTCCCACAGGCAGATAGCTCCGGACTAGGGCTCTCTATTGTACGCAAAATCATAGAGGAAAAAGGTGGCAAAGTATGGGTGGAGTCTGAAGGGCGCGGCAGTCGCTTTTCTTTTACCTGGCCTAAGGCTGAGCTGATACAGGAAGGCTTATAA